TGGAAAAGTTTAACTCAAGCAAGCATTTGAGACACCAGCAGAATCCCCTTCCTGTCCTGTCCATCCTTGCACAAGACATTTGTGAACTGGCTTTTAACGAGAAGGCAATATTTAGTCCAATACTTAAGAGATGGCATCCTCTCGCAGCAGGTGTAGCAGTAGCCACCCTTCATTCTTGCTATGGGAATGAACTCAAGCAATTTGTTTCGGGTATTAGTGAATTGACACCTGATGCAATACAAGTGCTGAGTGCTGCTGACAAATTGGAGAAAGATCTTGTGCAGATTGCAGTTGGAGATTCTGTGGACAGTGAGGATGgtggaaagtcaataattcaaGAGATGCCTCCTTATGAGGCTGAAGCTTTAATCGCCAATCTTGTTAAGTCATGGATAAGGACAAGAATTGACAGGCTGAAGGAATGGGTAGATAGGAATTTGCAACAAGAGGTAAGATGACACTTCCTGTCAATGGtcaagtatatagttaagatagaATAGATTGCTATTAGCTGTTCCTCCCCAGCCTCCACTAGTTTGCCTAAACTATCTGTGACATGTTGCTGAGTCCAAGTTGATAAATATGGGGAAACCAGTAGAAACTTGAGGGTTTTTATtccctcttttctttttctcctgGTCCGCAAATTTGAAACACTATGGTTTTCCATGACCTTACCTTCCACCACTTTGATGTAGGCATGGAATCCACAGGCAAACAAAGAGAGATTTGCTCCTTCTGCCGTTGACGTTTTACGAATTGTAGATGAAACTTTGGATGCATTCTTCCTGTTGCCGATACCTATGCATCCGACCTTGCTTCCTGACTTGATCACTGGGCTTGACAGATGTCTTCAAAATTATGTATTGAAGACTAAATCTGGCTGTGGTATGCAATACATTACCTGAAAATTGTactttgattttttaattataaatctcCACAATGACAAAAAAGGGTTCTCTTTCATGATCTGCAGGGGCCCGAAGTACTTTCACACCTACTATGCCTGCATTGACTAGATGTACAGCAGGATCAAAATTTCATGTATTTAAAAAGAAGGAGAAGTCTCGTGTAGCCCAGCGAAGGAAATCTCAGGTTGGATCTACTAATGGGGATGCCTCCAGTGGGGTACCCCAGCTATGTGTACGTATTAATACTTTGCAGCATGTTCGCATGCAATTGGAAGTTTTGGAAAAGAAGACAGTTGTTCAACTGAGGAATTCTAAATCAAGTTATGTGGATGATTTTGCTAATGGATTGGGGAAAAAGTTTGAGCTTTCAGCAGCTGCATGTGTTGAAGGGATCCAACAACTCTGTGAGGCAACAGCATATAAGGTTGTCTTCCATGACCTAAGTCATGTTCTTTGGGATGGACTATATGTTGGAGAAGTTTCATCTTCGAGGATTGAGCCTTTTCTTCAGGAACTTGAGcagtatttggaaattatttcatctacagtgcatgacaGGGTTAGAACACGCGTTATCACTGATGTGATGAAAGCATCCTTTGAAGGGTTTCTGCTGGTTTTGCTTGCTGGAGGTCCTTCTCGGGCTTTCACTCTGCAGGATTCTGAAATGATTGAGGATGATTTTAAATTTCTCACAGATCTGTTCTGGTCTAATGGTGATGGATTGCCAACTGAGTTAATAGATAAGTTTTCAACAACAGTTAAAGGTGTCCTCCCCCTATTTCGTACTGACACTGAGAGTCTAGTTGAGCGATTCAGAAGTCTTACTCTGGAGAGTTACGGCTCTTCTGGTAAATCCAGGTTTCCATTGCCTCCGACTTCAGGCCGGTGGAATCCTACTGAAACAAATACACTATTGCGAGTTTTGTGTTATCGGAGTGATGAAACTGCTGCAAAGTTCCTGAAGAAGACTTACAACTTGCCTAAGAAACTATAACCACCATAGATATATGAAGAAATGCTGTGAAACGATTGTTGTGGCTTTGGTAGTATGTATTTTATCTTGGCATCATAGGCTCCAATGACACGGTTTTGTTTGGGGGAGCATTTATTGGAGTGACTGTACCCATAGATTGGAtaatttactaattatttggtGCTAAGCAAGGAGTCCTCCATTGAGATGACACAATGAGAGATTTGATGGACATGGTGAGACTGGCTTggcttggctttttttttttaaataaaaaaatcttatACTCATCCTCGTACATCTTCCGCTGTGGAAACTGACTGCTGGGAACAaagataaatatttaataattaattgtgATAAATTTGAGAGCTGTGTGATAAATTTGAGAGATGTTGTTTTCGAGTTTCTAGATTGACAGATTGAGTAGAATTTGTATCTTGTAGTTTTGTTTCAAAGGATCAAATTAAGTCTTCTATTTATAGCCTAATCGTTCATGGGAATATAATCTGACGTTGTGATGCTTCTTGATATCATCGTGCATTGTTAAATTTCATATTGGAGGCTCATATCATCTGATTTGTTGTAAAGTAAGGTGCTCATTGGTCATTCGACTTGCCTTGTGAAAAAACTAGCTAGCACTTCATTGATGGAAGCAGCTTTAGCTTTGGATTCAATGCATGAAAGTAGCTaagaatctctctctctctctctctctctctctctctctctctgggcTTTACCAGTTGGTAGCTGCTGGCCATCAATGATGTTCATCATAAGCGAAACCTGTAATAAAGATTGGTTGTTATAGACTGGTTTTGTAATTTGTGAACTCTAATCCATTAAAGGGACAAAACTTTGTCCTCTTGATGCAGGATTTTGACTTAAAAATCGGATCACTTGTTAAAGGATTATAATCGCTTTACGGGTTAAGTGCCATAGATGCAGTTGTAAGTTCTAGCCCATCCATCCTCACTTTAACAGATCAGACAAAATGGATATCCACTACCCATTTTGAtggaatttatccctttttatttcttttgccATTATAATCCATTCAATTGCGCCATTTACCATTGGCTTAATTGTTTCTTGAGATGAAATCTTCCGCGTGCATAATTTATGGGATTCACGTTAAATTCACTGTTGTGGTTAATATTTTCTCCTTCCTTTTCCAATTGGTCACAGAATTATTTAATGAAACACCTttcaaacaatttaaaaaaaaaaagattcaaaGAAAAAATTGTTAATGGAATTTAAGAATACTTCTAGAATTTTGCGTTCATTTTGGTCTTTTGGATGCTTTTTTGACAGCTGATAATGGGGAAGGAGATGAatgaaataaaacaaaataaataccATTATCAATTAATTCGGTTCTCAAATAATCCAAATCATTAATATTTATGACCTACTCTCAGGATGGATCAGAAAACctattgttaaaatttattagaTACACCCGATCCAAAATTTTTTAGTGCACCACATGCTCACAAATTTACAATTACACCATGTTTTTGAGAGTCCCATCTCATTGTTAGAGGGAGCTTGTGCTTCAGAAGCCGCGACTAAATTTTCCTTCAGATGCCCACTACAAGATTCTGAAATAATTTCAACTAGAGGTAGTGGTCTTTGAATGTGAATTCTCGAACTGGAAATAAAGTAATGTTGTGGAAATAGATTCAAGTAAAATTCACATAAAATGGTGGAAGGCTGTGGGAATAAACTTTTATTAGAAATGAGCCTCGAGTTGGCAAACAGATCAAAATATATTAGAAGCAATTGATCTATCGGTTGCAAGAAAATCTAATTTTGCATTGCTCGGTAAATTCAAAGCTATTAATCCAAAAATGATTAGCGTTTGTTACAACATAACGTTGAGAGAAAATACAAGGTCATTTTAAAAGAAAGCAAAATCTTTGATTTGACCCTTTGCATCTCACAAGGAAAAAGATCAACTATGCCAGCATGATCCCTCTCAAAATGCCCGAGTACAAATTATATATGAAATACAGTCGTCTAAGAACATAAACCTGTAAAAAGTTACCTAATGCCATGGATTCCTCTTATTAGCTCCACTTCTTTTCGTGCTTGTAGTTGTGCTTGTTTTCTGCCAAAAGATTAAGGTGATTAGGCCAAGTCAAAATAAAGTCCCAGCATTCACCTTCATACATACCGATTTTAACTTTTTGGCCTTTCCTCGGATTCTGTTCTTAGGAGGCTTCAATTTGTATATGCGGACCATCCAATGGTGAGTTGTGAATACCTAAATTGACAAAATCATAGGTACTACTCAGACAGCATTTATATATTTCGTAAAGGCCAAAATTTAATAAGGTAGAGCCTAGAATTTTTAAACAAAGATTGTAGTAGAGCCCAAAAAAGTGGCATTGATTGCATGCACTATTTGATTCTTTTGGGTACTACAATGTTGCAACTCCCAAATTTTGGGAGGCATTACCATTTTATTTACAGTCTATGTTAATGTTATGCAATTTTTGCCAAAATATACATTAAGATTATCTGACCTCCTCAAAATGGGTAAGTTTGAAATGTTTCTTCCCAATTTCTGTTCGCCTTACTCTATCAAAACCTTTACCATCAGTTTCCACAAACCTGTAGGAGAAAAAATGCAGCATAAAAATAACTCTTCATTGAAACCAAACATGTTCTTCACAATTAAATAAATAGGTTCAAAGCAAAATCAAACCTGTAATATGAGAGTTTGTACATAAGACAATTTAGCATGGTTGGCGTAGCCTGAGAATCAATCCGATAGTGGCCATCTCTCTTTGGATTGGAAAAACAGGGTACAAAGTAGTCAATAACATATTTAAGCAGATATATTAACAAGGAAGCTTAAGCATCTTAAAGTCTATGCCACAAGACAAGATATATCACATTCTAAATTATCTAAAATTGATCCATTGCAGCACTACTTATTGACAAGAATCCAAAAGAACAAACTTCAATAAAAAGCAACCAGATAAAAGAACTTTACCAGGTAATCGGGCTCTTTGATATGAGGGAACACACCCCCTCCTATACGAACCATCCACAGGAACTTATTTATGTCGTCGCTGGGGTAGCCAACAAGACCTTATCACCCAAGTAATTTATCAGAACCTTTTACATTGTTTcctccattttatttttaatattttttttattttatggagAGTGCTGATCTGAGCAAAAAGAGAAGAACACAAACCTCCAAAAACAACTAGAACATATTTTACATCCAAGGAGTTAAATATTTCCCAGGCTGCCTTTTCAGGAGAAGACATGGCAGTGCCAACAGTTGCAATATGTGTGTTATTCCAGGTATTATTGTCGACAATAACAGTTCGGTTAGCCATAGCAGTCGTTTGATAACCATAGTCCCACCATGATGCAACCTGAAAGAATCAAAGACCAACTAACCGTGTTAACAATTTTAAAATACCTAACAGAAAAAAGCTCCAAAATAGCTTGTAATAAAATATCATGCCAacaaatagtaatcataaaaaatttattaattatttaattaggctGAAGTCAATCATGTACATACAGTTGCAAGATGACAAGCCGCCACTTAATTTATGCATCAGTTGTTAATGGTCAAGTAGTTGTTCTTtgaaaaaaggaaaaatgaagGTATCATAACTCTGATATTTCATACTACTTGCTAGAAAACTAAGATTTTTAACATCAACATCTGGAAACCATCAGGCTAATACAAGTTAACGGCTAGAATAAAGGGGTGGGAGGAAGAAACTCACTCACTTTATCATCCACCTCAGTATTGTGGCTTAACCATGCATAGGCCTCTCTAAAATCATCAAAAACATGCAGACCACCATCAGGTGAATGAGATGTTAAAACAATAGAGGGTGCAGAATAAGCTTCTGCTGCTGCCCAGACACAATGAACCTACAAGAAGAAAGGGCAATTGTTATCAGAGATCTTTTTGTCATAAGTACAAGTATTTACATAAAAGCAAATGAACAAAACTCATGTTTCTTTCAGGAAAAACAAAAACAGCAAGTACAAGCGAAATAAAATTTAAGTTGCAAATTTCCCGGGGAATACAATTAACTGCTTCAACTAAATGTATGCCAGTATCTGGAGGCACTAGGGACACTTCAGGATGATCCATTCAAGAGAATGAATGTACACAAAATTGCTTATTGCCAAATGTTCATAGCATATATATATCAAACACACagaaactcaactaagcctttattccaaaaatttggggtcagctatatggattcgctttctccactctgaaggattttgagttaaatcctaaGAATTGTGTAATgtttttaggtcatgttgtactactctcctccaagtcaatttaggtctacccctttttttctttctatactctaacctaatgtgctctacttgtctaactgaagcctccgtatgtctacgctttacatgaccaaaccacctcaatctcccttctctcaacttatcttcaattggcaccactcctacattttctctaatactctcattgcgtactttatctagtctaatatggccactcatctaccttaacattctcatctctgcaactcttattttagatgcatacgactctttcagtgcccaacactcactaccatataacatagccggtcgtatgactgtacggtaaaattttcctttcaatttattgggaatcttacgaccgcataaaactcccgtagcacgtctccacttcgaccatccggctttaatcctatgactaacatcctcctcacatgccccatctacttgaagtactgagcctagatatttaaagtgattactttggggcagtatcactccattcaaactaactccttccctatcaccagtttggccttcactgaacttgcaatgcatatattttgtcttcgttctacttaacttaaaaccctttgactctagagtacttctccaaagttctagctttctattgactccttctcgtatctcatctatcagaacaatatcatccgcaaacatcatgcaccaaggaatactctcttgtatatgtttcgtcagttcatctaaaactaatgtaaaaaggtaagggcttatggctgatccttggtgtaatccaattgagatcggaaaatctcttgtgtcccctcccactgtgcgcacaatagtagttgctccttcatacatatctttcaatacttgtatgtacctaatagataccctcttttgttctaacacattccataagacttctcttgaaacactatcataagccttctccaaatcaataaaaaccatgtgtagatctttcttcacatctctatatttttccatcaagcttctaatgagaaagatcgcttccatagttaaacgactgggcatgaaaccaaattgattgagagagatagaagtatcaaacACACAGAAAATAAAAGAACAATCCACTTTACAGAGGAGAGAGAGGGAGAAGGCATCAAAGGAATAGGAGTTAAAAAGGATCAGGTTTCCAAAAAAGCATCACAGCATGTGGTCATCATTCCATGAGATTTTCCAAGAATTTCCAAGAAAATTTTTTGGTTGGGTGGCTCCAACTTCTCCAGCAAACAAGCTTCAAATGAAAGGAAAACCAAGAGAATACAATGATAATGCTTTCTGAATGAATGATTAGACAAAATGATGCATGGCAGCCTAGGAAAAAGACTGCTACATGCAGCTCTGCATCAGACCTTGATCCTTATACTTAGCAGGCCCGTATTATGGATGGATGACTTGGCATTCTTAGTTGCCTTTTATAATGGGTGCTAAAACAGGACGACACATTACTCTTTTAGAACTGATTATCACATGAAGATGTAATAGGACAACACCATATCAATCATAAGCCAATATCACATCATTCAAGAATAACACCATATCAATCATAAGCCAATATCATAAATGATTCAAGAATAACACTATATCATACATaagccaaaatcacaaatcattcAAGAATATAACTTTTTGAAAGTTCAAAGCATAATGGGGCGAGCAAGAGATTGAGCCTACATACCACATAGAAGGCACCAAGCAACACAAGTAAAAGAATAGCAAAGATTGATGCCTCCAAAGGTAAAACAAGAAGCcttttttcaattttggttttaAGAGATGGCTTATCCAcaatctctttttctttcttcttgttCTTTTTTGAAGGTCGTTCTTTTGCTGTATCTTCAGTTTTCTCAACCTTTCCTGCATCATTTTGTGCTACAACAGTACTTGAACTAGCATCCCCTGACTTAACAGTCGAAGCATTAAATACATCTTAGTTCTACAGTtgaaaaaaattttcataaatggtTGAAAAACATACACCATCAGTGTAATGAAAAAGAGACATGCTTACATCAACTTGGGAGCTCCCCAGTAATCCAGGTAGCTGAAATTTAATTGATCTTGTGAAAACATGAAAAGCTTCAGAAAGGGCAATTCCAGACATGATACATGCTGCCGGAGCAAGTACAAGCATCAGTCGGACCTGTAATATAATCAAAATTCAATGATCACGCCCAGAGGAGTAGAAATACTAAGTGATGTTAGACACGCCAAGATTCCACTTACCATGACTCCAGAAAAATATACAGATGTCACAATGTAAAGGACAACAAAAGAGCTTGCATCAGATAAAGGAAGAAAGCATGCCTACCAACAAAAAGAAGACCATAATGAGACAAGTTGTAAGCATGATGTTATAATGAAAAGGCAAAATTGTGTAGAAAACAATGTAGCTTACAATAATCCCAGCTGGCACCAAGAAGGCCAAAACATTGATGTCCATGAAGTAAGATGGCCATGTAGGGGGTTGATGTTCACTAACACTGGCGATAATTGGTATGTACTTGCTTGCATAGGTTCTGTCACGACGGAtatagcataaaaaaaaaaaaaacatattggaACAATTCATTATCTAAAAGTTAAACTGATGAACAAACATATTTAAGTCATCATAAAATGTTTCACATCTAGGCATGTTATATAAAATATGTACAAATATGTTATATGGTTTCCTAGCATGCCAGAGAGAgaaaattgagagagagagagagagagagagagagagagagagagagaacgagAGAGGAAAAGACATGAACACTGGCTGATGAGGTCCAACAAATTATTGAAACCCAAATTATATTCTTAACTTGGCCCAGTGCAGCAACTTAAATTGACCACAGAGAAAAAGTCATGAATGATGAATACTTACGGATCAAGCAGACTTAAACTTCGTCCACTCCATCCCTTTGTTGGGCTGGAAGCTACCAGTGCTATTAGAATTGCCATCACAGCACAACAGACTGCCCTGAACATAACACAACGCCCAAGTTTAACATTTTTCATGCTTATGACAAGCTATCATaataaacccccccccccccccccaaaaaaaaaaaaaaaaaaaaaaaaaaaaaaaactattcatCATGCATTCATACCCTATGTTGCATCTGTAATGAATTTTATAATGTACTTAACATGATAAAGAAAACAGATGATGATGGAAGCTTACAGGCCAACAGATATAACAAGCATAACAGCTACTTTAAACATTTTTGGAGAGAGAATCCCTTTGATATAATACACAAAAGCCACCACATGGATGATAATGAAAACCTGCAGAAATACAATTAGTGACAAGTAGAGAAGGCCTAAAAGAAACAAAAGTAAAATGATAAGAGAACAAATTCACATATAGAGAAAAGGAATTTAGCTAGAAAACCAAGAAAGCAACAAGTACAGTCAACAGTGTCATTTACAATATCTTATGTACAAACAATTACCAACACTTCCATTATTAATTCACGTCCCATTCTCTTAAAAATGAGCTATATCTCTCCACACTAATGGCTTTAAAGAACCTTAAAAATATGGCATAGTACACTTGCTTAGTTTATATCTTGAGATGTAACCAATAGCATTGTGAATGAGCAAAGTTGCATGTAAGCTACTTAGAATATCGACTCAATAAAAGCTTCGTTGAACTCATTCATTAAAATGAATAATGAGCTACGTTCAAACTTACTTTTAAAGCTTGTTTAACaaaacaccaaaacttaaattaagAGACACTTGATTTTTTTCTGGCTCATGAGTCAACCTGTTATTGACTTAATAATAATTTGATTTTGACTTTTAACTTTCATGTATGTTCAATTCCATATACTAATAGgcaatcttatatatatatatatatatatatatatatatatatatatatatatatataaagggtaTGGTTATATTGGTATGTTTTGAATAAATTTGTATGTAAGTTCAGTTTACTACTTAATCTCCAGAAATCCCTTGGCTCAATTTTAGCTAAATTAGAAAcaagtaaaatttaaatattacttaTAACCAAGCCACCAAAACTTGGCATTGAACGATTCATTTGCAACCCCATTGACCAGGAAGGTCATTGCTTTAGAGCCTTTCTACCCTCTTTTTGGCAGTGATTCGCATGTTGAAGGAAAGTACAACGAGAATCCAAATTTATGATAGAAAGCATAAAATATTGGAGTGAATTGTGTTTGAAAGATGGAGGAAGGGGAAGCTCACCAAAAATGAAGCAAAATGTTCTGATGTCATTACTGCATTAAAACCAACAACAGGCACCAAAGCAGCCAGTAACGTTCCCAAGACCACCTGCATTAAGAAGTCGCACTTTCAACAAAAGCCAAGTAATTTCATTCATGGGAGACAAAGCAGACCTTAACTCTTAATCAAAGAAATTTTATTCAACAATGATGCAGGACAATTGacagattgaaaaaaaaaaatgcatattcTTGAAAAAGAAATCCCCTGGGTTCTGGGCATTTCTAGCTTAAATGTCTAAGAAAATGCATTATCCATGACAACTTCTTCCATTTAATAAAGAAGAAATTTTGCATCCTTTGTGCAACATATGTAAAGCACAAGAAGCGTATTCAAAGCTACAAAGAAATACAAAATGAAATAACTAAAAACAATAAATCAATCCATCCCCATGTAATTCAACATCACTAGCATGGTAATACATATATACCTAAGAACACAAGGTATGGCCTCTAACCATATACGATCAAAGACTTTTTATGCTCACAAGAAAACCTATTTTTGGGCTATTCCTCTACTCATTTTCCACGGTTAGCTACATTACGTGCATACTTCAATAATCATACCAGAACATTTGTTGTTTCTTTTATAATGACCACAAACTACATGAGTGCCATAGTTACTTACAAAGGGAGCATATGCAATGTACAGCCTGGAAGAGTAACGACCAGTCACAATGCACAGAAGCACGTGCATTGGAATAAGATTAATTATAAAGGTGTACCCTCCCCATGAGCAAACCTGAAAGACAACAATAAAACATTAAGGATAAACACAATAGGCATTATAAGAAGCCAAGCAATACTAGCACAAGACCTACCATGTAGAAGTATGCCAAGGCATTTAAAGTCGCATAAAAGAGGGATCCTGTATTCAATGTCTGCACATGATACAAAATAAAATTCAGTGAAGAATCAAAAATGGAAACAAATTATCTGAGCCAATAAACAGCCTATGAGAAATGCCTTCAGTAAGTAAAACTACTGACCATACCTCATTATCACTTACATAAGTGTTTCATAAAAGAATGAGAATTTGGTTCCTTTTGCCAGCAACTAACCTTTATATAAAGATAGAAAGTGAATATTAAAGCAAATATAGCTACAGCTTCATTATCATAGCTGCCAGCCACTGATCGAGATATATATGATGGAACCTGCAAACAAATGTGAGAACTTCTTAATATTATCATATTATGTGCATTGGGCATCAGTACATCACACTCACATAGCTGTAGCAGATACTATACAGAAGAATATCCTATCCTAACAAATTCTGTATCATGTTTTGGAGCATTTCTGAAGAAAAAAGGAAACTGCACAACTTTGTGCATACAACAAATCAAACTAAGAGTAGCTTCCATCTCTGGCTGTTTATTGCATTTTACACGAAGACTCCACCCCAGTTAGATACTCCAAACTAGGTCCACATAGCCACTACCCCAATTGCACAATCTAGGCCCAAAAAATAAGTTATGCCTCAttaaaaaaagattaaaaaaataaaaaacttgaTACAATTACACTGAAAGATATATAAAGTTAGGAATACCCGTTGTATGATTTACCATGGCCAAAAGAGCAGCTGCTGTCAGACCAGCGCCAGCACCTTTAACTTCCTATCAAAAAGCAATTGCATGTCATCAGCAAATCCGACTTCAATATTCAATAAGATGAGACAGCTACAGCATATACAAACCTTGGTCAAAAGATAAGTGGCCCATGAAGCAAACGCAGAGAAAATTGGTGCAGTGAATACACAAACAGTCTCAACAGACAAAGGAACATTCAAAGAATTCAATATCCTGGAATTGAACAGTAATGACTCAGGAGGTTAGCCAACAAATAATCACTAATATATGCCACTTCAAATGTTTTAATTGGTAGAACATCTCTTACAATTAACACTAAGATACTCACCACCACAGGGTGCCTGCAGTCAACGTCAAACCAGGGTAAACAGTTCCACCAATCACTCGACCAAGAGGATACCTTGAGTGAATCAAATAAAAGCATTCAACTTAGAAATCATATAAAAATCTAAGAGACAGACTCTTCCATGGGAGTTTATGAATCAGATAATATATCAATTACCAGGTCCGGTCATCAAACCAATTCCAAAAGTCATATATCCCATTCTTTGTTAAAAACTGAAATCACGAAACAATTAATCCAGTCATCCTTTATATCATTATTTTAGAATATGAGGCAAAGCTAACACTGGAATTAGAATATAATGTTTGATGTGTGCTTGTATCTTTGCACAGCAATAACTGCGAGGGAAAGTGAACCTGAGTGACTCTGTAATTGAAATAAGGATCAAACTCATGAATAACACTCTCGTACTTTATGACCTGGAAATCAATCAACAAACTTGTGAGGCAGCAAGAACTAACAATGCAAGCAACCTATCTAAATTACGATAGTAACTTCAATTGCTGAAAAAACATACAGCCACCCGAGGTAATTTAAATTCCCCCAGAAAATTGAAACTGGAGATGGGGTAAAAAAAACTAAATTCTACCTCACTGTCTAGCTAAGTCAATTCAACCTTTTCATTCCAATAGGAGGCAAAAAGTTAGCCCACATTGTTTTGTTTGCCTTTTATCCATTTTATGAGCAAATAGAACATAAATG
The sequence above is a segment of the Hevea brasiliensis isolate MT/VB/25A 57/8 chromosome 11, ASM3005281v1, whole genome shotgun sequence genome. Coding sequences within it:
- the LOC110636359 gene encoding protein unc-13 homolog codes for the protein MSHIFRDKSLGNSKRHTQPPLVVMPIYPIQDLHSPFSDAATFLSDSELRESAYEILIGACRSSGSRPLTYIPQSERNADRASAPALTPSPSLQRSLTSTAASKVKKALGMKSGSTKRRSDGGESVIEGKAKKTVTVGELVRVQMRVSEQTDSRIRRALLRIAAGQLGRRIESMVLPLELLQQLKSLDFPSRQEYEAWQRRNLKLLEAGLLLHPHLPLDKTDRAPRRLQQIIRGTLEKPIETGKNSESMQDLRSLVMSLACRSFDGSVTEKCHWADGFPLNLRLYQILLEACFDVNDESIVIEEIDEVLELIKKTWVVLGMNQMLHNLCFLWVLFHHYVATGQVEDDLLFAANNLLMEVEKDAKTSKDSDYSKILSSTLSSILDWAEKRLLSYHDSFHSDNIESMQSVASVAVVAAKILVEDISHEYRRKRKEVDIARDRIETYIRSSLRAAFCQKLEKFNSSKHLRHQQNPLPVLSILAQDICELAFNEKAIFSPILKRWHPLAAGVAVATLHSCYGNELKQFVSGISELTPDAIQVLSAADKLEKDLVQIAVGDSVDSEDGGKSIIQEMPPYEAEALIANLVKSWIRTRIDRLKEWVDRNLQQEAWNPQANKERFAPSAVDVLRIVDETLDAFFLLPIPMHPTLLPDLITGLDRCLQNYVLKTKSGCGARSTFTPTMPALTRCTAGSKFHVFKKKEKSRVAQRRKSQVGSTNGDASSGVPQLCVRINTLQHVRMQLEVLEKKTVVQLRNSKSSYVDDFANGLGKKFELSAAACVEGIQQLCEATAYKVVFHDLSHVLWDGLYVGEVSSSRIEPFLQELEQYLEIISSTVHDRVRTRVITDVMKASFEGFLLVLLAGGPSRAFTLQDSEMIEDDFKFLTDLFWSNGDGLPTELIDKFSTTVKGVLPLFRTDTESLVERFRSLTLESYGSSGKSRFPLPPTSGRWNPTETNTLLRVLCYRSDETAAKFLKKTYNLPKKL
- the LOC110636377 gene encoding dolichyl-diphosphooligosaccharide--protein glycosyltransferase subunit STT3A yields the protein MADPENAMGATTLRYAFGNVLSFFILLLIGVLAFSIRLFSVIKYESVIHEFDPYFNYRVTQFLTKNGIYDFWNWFDDRTWYPLGRVIGGTVYPGLTLTAGTLWWILNSLNVPLSVETVCVFTAPIFSAFASWATYLLTKEVKGAGAGLTAAALLAMVPSYISRSVAGSYDNEAVAIFALIFTFYLYIKTLNTGSLFYATLNALAYFYMVCSWGGYTFIINLIPMHVLLCIVTGRYSSRLYIAYAPFVVLGTLLAALVPVVGFNAVMTSEHFASFLVFIIIHVVAFVYYIKGILSPKMFKVAVMLVISVGLAVCCAVMAILIALVASSPTKGWSGRSLSLLDPTYASKYIPIIASVSEHQPPTWPSYFMDINVLAFLVPAGIIACFLPLSDASSFVVLYIVTSVYFSGVMVRLMLVLAPAACIMSGIALSEAFHVFTRSIKFQLPGLLGSSQVDSGDASSSTVVAQNDAGKVEKTEDTAKERPSKKNKKKEKEIVDKPSLKTKIEKRLLVLPLEASIFAILLLVLLGAFYVVHCVWAAAEAYSAPSIVLTSHSPDGGLHVFDDFREAYAWLSHNTEVDDKVASWWDYGYQTTAMANRTVIVDNNTWNNTHIATVGTAMSSPEKAAWEIFNSLDVKYVLVVFGGLVGYPSDDINKFLWMVRIGGGVFPHIKEPDYLRDGHYRIDSQATPTMLNCLMYKLSYYRFVETDGKGFDRVRRTEIGKKHFKLTHFEEVFTTHHWMVRIYKLKPPKNRIRGKAKKLKSKTSTTTSTKRSGANKRNPWH